A single region of the Macrobrachium rosenbergii isolate ZJJX-2024 chromosome 5, ASM4041242v1, whole genome shotgun sequence genome encodes:
- the LOC136838577 gene encoding LOW QUALITY PROTEIN: DNA topoisomerase I, mitochondrial-like (The sequence of the model RefSeq protein was modified relative to this genomic sequence to represent the inferred CDS: deleted 3 bases in 2 codons) → MSDSEMLSVPSGGVDGLTNGISNGISNDTSEHREHKEHKHKHKDKDRDREKDRHRDKDRHKSSHKDKDRDKDRDKDERSSHKSSHKDKEHKDRDDKHRDRDKDKDKHRDSDRDKHKHRESSDKDKERRRRDKERERSDKDKHRDKDKSREKSDRDKERSDKDKSKHRDEKRHSSSNEERKDRDKDRHSSSHKSSHKDKHRDKDRDKDRHRDKERNHEREKVKAEVKEEPVEMEIPTEAPLPMEDVAVKEEPMESEEEDKLVINEPVKEEPQEEDEEEDDIPLVSRVKQEQHEDEGGEDEDEDEDDEDDDDVPLSARKRMRQEVDDDDEDDKPLSFRIKGKKPDAKEKKRKKNREEDDDDEDFKPEKKKVKKEKEKKPKKPKATKVLASPIKSESPTKKTKKEEEPVWRWWEETKRDDDLKWTFLEHRGPKMADSYEQLPGNVRLYYEGQPLDLSDTTEEIAGFYARMLDHEYTTKEVFNSNFFKDWRKSMTPKEKEIITDLKKCDFRRIHAYYVQKNEERKNRTKEEKKALKEKNEEIVKEYGWCTIDGHRQRIGNFKVEPPGLFRGRGEHPKQGMVKRRTMPEDIIINCSKDSVIPRPPDGHKWKEVRCDPKVTWLACWVENIQGQTKYVMLNAASKLKGEKDWQKYETARRLHQIVDRIREQYRLDFKSKEMKVRQRAVALYFIDKLALRAGNEKDEDQADTVGCCSLRVEHITLHEEKDGKEYVVAFDFLGKDSIRYLNEVAVEKRVFKNLQLFMENKQDGDDLFDRLNTQILNKHLNELMEGLTAKVFRTYNASRTLQEQLEEMTNPDDPIPAKILAYNRANRAVAILCNHQRAAPKTFDKSMANLQKKIDDKREIVDEAERELKKLKKQAKSGGTQKERILYEKKKKAVERLREQLEKLELSATDKEENKTIALGTSKLNYLDPRISVAWCKKYNVPVEKIFNKTHRAKFQWAIDMATAEYNFMGEPMDISRTGNNDDEEEEEDE, encoded by the exons ATGTCGGACTCGGAGATGTTAAGTGTGCCT AGCGGTGGAGTGGATGGGTTGACGAATG gAATCAGCAACGGAATATCTAACGACACCTCGGAACACAGAGAGCATAAAgagcacaagcacaaacacaaggATAAAGACCGAGATAGGGAAAAGGATCGGCATCGTGACAAGGACAGGCACAAAAGTTCCCACAAGGATAAAGATAGGGACAAGGACAGGGACAAGGAT GAAAGGTCTAGTCACAAGAGCTCACACAAGGACAAGGAACACAAAGACAGAGATGACAAGCACCGTGACCGTGATAAAGACAAAGACAAGCACAGGGATTCGGACCgtgacaaacacaaacacagagaaaGTAGCGATAAGGACAAGGAGAGGAGACGGAGA GACAAGGAACGAGAGAGGAGTGACAAAGACAAACACAGGGACAAAGACAAAAGCCGAGAAAAAAGTGACCGAGACAAGGAGCGCTCTGACAAAGACAAATCAAAACATCGTGATGAAAAACGCCACAGCAGTAGCAATGAAGAGAGGAAGGATAGGGATAAAGATCGCCATTCTAGCAGTCACAAGAGTTCGCACAAAGACAAACACAGAGATAAGGATCGTGATAAAGACCGTCACAGAGATAAGGAGAGGAATcatgagagagaaaag GTAAAGGCAGAGGTGAAAGAAGAACCAGTGGAAATGGAAATCCCCACAGAAGCTCCACTGCCAATGGAGGATGTAGCTGTGAAGGAAGAACCCATGGAGTCTGAGGAAGAAGACAAGCTTGTGATCAATGAGCCAGTCAAGGAAGAGCCccaggaagaggatgaggaggaagatgaCATTCCGCTGGTGAGTAGGGTTAAGCAAGAACAGCACGAAGAtgagggaggagaggatgaggatgaggatgaggatgatgaggatgatgatgatgtcccATTG TCAGCTAGGAAGCGTATGAGACAAgaggtagatgatgatgatgaagatgacaaACCTCTTTCATTTAgaataaaagggaagaagccagacgcaaaagagaagaagagaaaaaaaaatagggaggaagatgatgacgatgaagactTTAAGCCA gaaaagaagaaagtgaagaaggaaaaagagaagaagccCAAGAAACCCAAAGCCACCAAAGTGTTGGCATCCCCGATTAAATCAGAATCTCCTACTAAGAAaacgaagaaagaagaagaacccGTATGGAGATG GTGGGAGGAAACTAAAAGAGATGACGATCTCAAATGGACATTCCTTGAGCATAGGGGACCAAAGATGGCTGACTCATATGAACAATTGCCCGGTAATGTTAGATTATATTATGAAGGTCAACCTTTAGATTTGTCAGACACTACAGAGGAAATTGCTGGGTTCTATGCAAGAATGTTGGATCATGAGTACACAACTAAAGAGGTTTTCAACAGCAACTTCTTCAAGGATTGGAGAAAG AGCATGAcgccaaaggaaaaagaaattataacagaCTTGAAGAAATGTGATTTTAGAAGAATACATGCATATTATGTGCAAAAGAATGAGGAGCGAAAGAATAGAACCAAGGAAGAGAAGAAAGCTCTCaaagagaagaatgaagaaattgtGAAAGAATATGGTTGGTGTACTATTGACGGTCACAGGCAACGTATTGGAAACTTTAAAGTAGAGCCGCCAGGTCTTTTCCGAGGTCGAGGAGAGCATCCTAAACAGGGTATGGTGAAGAGACGAACAATGCCCGAAGATATCATCATAAACTGCTCAAAAGACTCTGTGATCCCCAGGCCACCAGATGGGCACAAATGGAAGGAG GTACGTTGTGATCCAAAAGTTACTTGGTTGGCATGTTGGGTGGAAAATATTCAAGGACAAACCAAGTATGTTATGCTTAATGCTGCTTCCAAGCTAAAAGGCGAGAAAGATTGGCAAAAATACGAAACTGCGCGAAGATTGCACCAAATTGTAGATAGGATTCGAGAACAGTACCGATTAGACTTCAagagtaaagaaatgaaagtacgGCAGCGAGCTGTGGCTCTTTACTTCATTGATAAG CTTGCCCTTCGAGCTGGTAATGAAAAGGATGAGGATCAAGCTGACACAGTAGGTTGTTGTTCTTTGCGTGTTGAGCATATAACGCTACatgaagaaaaagatggaaaagaatacGTAGTGGCTTTTGATTTCCTTGGTAAAGATTCTATTCGTTATTTGAATGAAGTAGCAGTTGAAAAAAGGGTGTTCAAGAATTTGCAACTCTTCATGGAAAACAAACAGGATGGAGATGACCTCTTTGACAGGTTAAAT acacaaattttgaataaacacTTGAACGAATTGATGGAAGGCCTTACTGCAAAGGTTTTCCGTACTTACAATGCTTCTCGAACTTTACAAGAGCAACTGGAAGAAATGACAAACCCTGATGATCCTATCCCTGCAAAAATATTAGCCTATAACAGAGCTAATAGGGCTGTAGCCATCCTTTGTAACCATCAACGTGCTGCTCCCAAAACCTTTGATAAATCAATGGCaaatctgcaaaagaaaattgatGATAAGAGGGAGATTGTTGACGAGGCTGAAAGGGaactaaaaaaattgaagaagCAAGCTAAATCTGGAGGCacacagaaagaaagaattctctacgaaaagaagaagaaagctgttGAACGCTTGCGGGAACAGTTAGAAAAACTTGAATTGTCAGCCACAGATAAGGAGGAAAACAAGACTATTGCCCTCGGGACCTCCAAGCTAAATTATTTGGATCCACGTATTTCTGTTGCTTGGTGCAAGAAATATAATGTTCCAGTTGAAAAGATTTTCAATAAGACTCATCGTGCCAAATTCCAGTGGGCTATTGACATGGCCACTGCTGAATATAACTTCATGGGAGAACCCATGGACATATCTAGGACAGGAAATAATGacgacgaagaggaggaggaggatgagtaa